The following nucleotide sequence is from Gouania willdenowi unplaced genomic scaffold, fGouWil2.1 scaffold_386_arrow_ctg1, whole genome shotgun sequence.
caacgtgcggctGATTTGACCAGACAAACACGAACCACGGCTGGCTTGACCACAGTCCGCGGGCACGctgcgcacctgtgtttgaTGTGCTGGTTTCCTCGTGCGCTGATGTTTATATTAACAGAtgtctgttaataaaagcaggtttaccactaaaactaatgtactgtaaatatgtcatttgtatgaggaaaaaataggttataattgtgtttttcaggctctgatataaatatatttttgactGACCCTGGTATGGGATTTGCCAGGTCGGGTTCAATCGGGTGCTGTGCGGTGAACGAGCGGTCAGGTGACATGTTTGGATTAAGAGAGAAAGATCAACCAATGAAGGAGAATGGAAGGAACAACTTTTACAAACATATAAAAGAGGGGTTCCTGAGCACACAGAACAGAGACGGACTGGAACAGGCTCGGGTCGGGTCTAGATTCTAAGGCCGGGTTCCAGCTTTCATGAGGTGGTTTATCGTGGTGGGTTCTGAGGGTTTGTAGGGATTAGGGGTAGAACTGGGTGCTGGCTGCTGGGCTTCAGCTGGTTCTCACTCGGTTCTCCTGGATCACTTTGGAAAGCGGGGCCTTGGTCTTTGGGCTCTCAGCTGATGAGATGGGTAAACTCTTCTGGTCCGACTGGACCTCTGGACTCACCAGAGCTTTGTTCTTCACCAGCGTGGACAAAACTGTAGAGAATGTCAGATATGGGTCAGAACCAAACACTCAGCTCATCCTGGGCCTCTCCTACCTTCTCTGGTCAGGTTCTCCGCTGCCTCCATGGCCTTCCCACTCAGGTCGCTCACCATGTTGTCCACCATGGCTTCATGACGGAGGAAAATGGGTCGTACCACTTTGTTGTAGATGATCTGGGATCCGTTCCAGGCGACGGGAGCCATGCACCACAATAGGAAGAGACACTGGTCCACAGAGAAGAGATGAGTCATCAACGGTGGTCCGACCCCTGCAggtgagtctgtgtgtgtgttctcacctTAAAGGCATAGTAGAATGGAAACCAGTAGAGGAAAATGTCTGAGAAGAACTCCCCTAGGCTGAAGACGCCATACACCACCCAGTACGTCAACCACTTAGTGTCGTCCTCTTTGCTCTCGCTTTCAATAGCTTTGATTCTGTCAGGAAACAAAGAGTTAACTCCTCCTATTTTAGTCTGAGAAGGAGAAACGCATCAACTCACGAATAATACGCTGGGTACACGAAGCCAATCAGGTTACAGAGGAGAGCGGCTCCGTATCCGTAGACCAGGTAGAGTCCGGTTAGAGACACGGCACCAGAGACAGGAACCGTTATCACTAATGAGTCAAAATGAGTCAGAGTGGTGAGTAAACTGAGGTGAATGTGAGCTAACAAACGCTGATGGTTCCTCTGTACACAGCAGCTGGCCTCAGATTAGCGGCTAAAGCAGGAGAACCAGGAGAACCTGTAAACTCACTAGCTGCCAGGATCTTCTTCTTGATCCCCGCCTCTGCTCCACGGCTCCTAGAAAGTCTGTCACCACGTGCTTGCTCACGCAGGAACGCGCCCCCCGCGCTCTGAGAGATGACAACACGTCCAACAGACCCAGGGCGCAAGCAGGGCCGCAGGCAgcgcggggggggggggggggggggggggggggggggggggggggggggggggggggggggggggggggggggggggggggggggggggggggggggggggggggggtaagcCCCACACGGGAAGCGGGGGACAGAGGCGGAGAGCAGAAACCACCGGCGGAGGACAGCCTGACAACACACGACGAGAGAACACAACAACACGAACGgagaacacaaacaaacacacgaCGAGAGAACACAACAACACAGACGAGAGAACACCACAACACACGGACGagagaaacacaacaacacacgacgagagaacacaacaacacacgacgAGAACACAACAACCACACGATAGAGAACAACACACAGGACGAGAGAACAACAACACACGACGAgagaacacaacaacacacgacgAGAGAACACAACAACACAGACGAGAGAACAACAACACACGACGAGAGAACCACAACAACACACGACGagagaacacaaacacacgacgagaaacacaacaacacacgacgagacacacaacaacacacatacGACTAGAgaactcaacacacacacgacgagagaacacaacaacacacgacgAGATGAACACCACAACACGACGAgagaacacaacaacacacgacgagagaacaaacaaacacaggagagacacacaacactacgagagaaacacacacaacacacgaCGAGAGAACACAACAAACCCACGACGAGAGAACACAACACACACGACGGAGACAACAACACACGACGAGAGAACACAACAACTGACGAgagaacacaacaacacacgacgAGAACCACAACAACACCCAGACGAGAGAACAACAACACACGACGAGAGAACCCAACAACACACGAGAGAGAACAACAACACACGACgagacacacacaacacagaacACAACACACGACGAgagaacacaacaacacacgacgAGAGAACAACACACACGACGAgagaacacaacaacacacgacgagagacaacaacaacacacgaggtagacacaacacacacacgacgagagaacacaacaaccacacgacgagagaacacaacaacacacgacgaagagacacaacaaccacacgACGAGAGAACAAACCAACACCACGACGAgagaacacaacaacacacgaaGAGAACACAACAAACACGACGAGAGAACACAAAACACAGACGAGAGAACACAACAACCCACGACGAGAGAACAACAACACACGACGagagaaacacaacaacacacgacgagagaacaacaacacacgacgagagaacacaacaacacacgccgagagaacacaacaacacacgacgagagaacacaacaacacacgacgAGAGAACACAAAACACACGACGATAGAACAACAACACACGACGAGagcacacaacaacacacgagaaacacaaaacacacacgacGAGAGCACAACAACACACGACGAgagaacacaacaacacacgacgagaacacaacaacacacgacgAGAGAAACAACAACACACGACGAGAGAACACAACAACACGACGAGAGCACACAACCACACGACGAgagaacacaacaacacacgacgAGAGAACAAACAACACACGACGAGAGAACACAAACCACACGGACGAgagaacacaacaacacacgacgagacacaacaacacacgccgatagaacacaaacaacacactACGAGAGAACCACAACAACACACGACGAGAGAACTCACAACACCCACGACGAGAGACCAACAACACGACGAGAGAACACCAACACACGACGAGAGACACAACAACACGACTAGAGAACATCAACAACACACGACGAGAGAACAACCACACACGACGAGAACAACAACCACGACGAGAGAACAACAACACACGACGAGGAGAAACAACACACACGagagagaacaaaacaacacacgTACGAGAGACCAACAACACCACGACGaggaacacaacaacacacgacgaggagacacacaaacacacgacgaggaacacaacacacacgacgagagaacacaaacacacacgacgagagacacacacacacaacgaaGACGacgacacacaaacacaaccacCGACGAGagaacacaacaaacacacgacgagagaaacacacaacacacgaCGAGAGAATAACAACACACGACGAgagaacacaacaacacacggacgagagaacacaacaacacacgacgagagaacacaacaacaacacacgactagagaaacacaacaacacactacgaGAGAACAACAACTACACACGACgagaacacaacaacacacgacgAGAACACAACAACCACGACGagaacacacaacaacacacgagCGAACAACAACACACGACGAgagaacaacacacacacgacgagagaacacaaaacacacgacgagaacacaacaacacaacgaCGAGAGAACACACAACACACGACGAGAGAACAACAACACACGACGAGAGAACAACAAACACGAGAGAGAACAACAACACCCACtagagaacacaaaaaacacacgagcgagaaacacaacaacacacgacgagagaacacaacaacacacgacgagagaacacaacaaacacacgaCGAGAGAACAACAACACACGACGAgatgaacacacaaaaaccacaaGACGAGAAACAACAACCCACGACGAGagacacaacaacacacgacgagagaacacaacaacacacgagAGAACAACAACCCACGACGAGagacacaacaacacacgacgAGAGAACAACAACACACGACGAGAGAACACAACAAACACGACGAGAGAACACAACAACACCTACGAgagaacacaacaacaacaggacGAGAGAACACAACACACGACGagagaacacaaacacacgacgagagaacacaacaaaacacacggagagaacacacaaaaccacagacgagataacaacaacacacgacgagagaacacaacaacacacgacgagagaacacaacaacacacgacgagagaacacaaacacacgagaggaacacaacaacacacgacgAGAACACAACACACGacgagagaacacacacacgacgatgagaaacacacaaacacactacgagagaaacacaacaaacacacgacgagaaacacaacaacacacgacgAGAGAAACAAACCACACGACGAGAGAAAACACAACACACGACGagagaacacacacaacacactagagaacacaacaacacacgacgatgagaacacaacaacacacgagAGAGAACAACAACACACGACGAgagaacacaacaacacacgacgagagaaccacaacaacacacgacgagaacacaacaacacacgacgagagaacacaaacacacaacgagagagaacacaacaacacacgacgAGAGAAACAACACACGACACACGAACACGACGAGAGAACAACAACACACGACgagaacacaacaacacacgacgagagaacacaacaacacacgacgAGCACCACAACACACGACGAGAAACCACAACAACACGACGAgagaacacaacaacacacgacgAGAGAACAACAACACTACGACGAGAGACACAACAACACAGACGAGataacacaaacaacacacgACGAGAGAACACAAAACACACGACGAGAGAACACAACACACACGCgagaaacacaacaacacacgacgagagaaaaccacaacaaacacgacgagagaacacacacacagacgagagaacacaacaacacacgacgagagaacacacaaacacacgagagagaaacacaacaacacacgacgAGAGCACACAACACACCAGACGAGagcaacacaacaacacacgacgagagaaaacacaacacacacgacgagagaacacaacaacacacgacgagagaacacaacaacacacgacgagagaacacaacaacacacgacgagaacaacaacaacacacgacGAGAGAACACAATCACACGACGCgagaacacaacacacacagacgagagaacacaacaacacacgacgagagaacacaaacaacacacgacgagacacaacaacacactgactagaacacaacaacacacgagagaacaacaacaacacgacgagagaacacaacaacacacgactagagaacacaacaaacacacgacgagaaacaaacaaaacacacgactagataacacaacaacacagacTAGAGAACACAACAACCCACGActatataacaacaacacacactactataaacaacaacacactacgatataacacaacaaccaacacacacacacacacgacaaccAACACACAGAcgatataacacaacaacacacgactatagaacacaacacacactactataaacaacaacacacactatataacacaacaacacactactatagaaacaacaacacacgatatagaacacaacaacacactaatacaaaccaaaaaaaacaacacactactatataacacaacaacacactactataaacaacaaacactatatatacacacaacaaccacactactatataacacaacacacactactatataacacaacaaacactactataacacaacaacaacacactactatataacacaacaacacactactataacacaacaacacactactatataacacaacacactactatataacacaacacactactatataacacaacaacacactactatataacacaacaacacactactatataacacaacacactactatataacacaacacagCTGGAGGCTGCTGTGGGGGCGTGTCCCTGTTCGTCCTGTAGGGGGCGCTCTGAGCAGAGGAATCTGACAGGAGGAATGTCCACAGGTTAACACACGCCTCCTGCTCAGAGTTCATTACAATATACAGTGTGTTCACCATCCTACACTAGGTCTGTGATGGGACCCAGTCAGTCCAGTATATGTGGGGACCATGAGAGGTTACAGAGGCATCAAGTACACACTCTTCATCCTCTGCTACTTCTTCTGGGTGAGTTAGCACTGCTGAACCTTCTCTGGTCTAAAGGTCTGTGTGGGACCTGGTCATGGTAGAACCAGGTCTGTGTGTTTGATCTGTCAGTTATTGTCTCCCTACAGGTCGTGAGTTCCATCCTCATCGCAGTTGGAATTTATGCCAAGATCGCTAAAGAGaaaggtttgtttattgtttatcttTCTGTGAGAAAACATGCTGATTCCTACGGCCTCCAGGTACATTGTGACAtactgtgttactgtgtgtgttactgtgtgtgttactgtgtgttactgtgtgttattgtgtgtgttattgtgtgttaatgtgtgtgttactgtgtgttactgtgtgtgttactgtgtgttattgtgtgttattgtgtgtgttactgtgtgtgttattactgtgtgttactgtgtgtgttactgtgtgtgttactgtgtgttattgtgtgtgttatttgtgtgtgttactgtgtgtgttactgtgtgtgttactgtgtgttactgtgtgtgttactgtgtgtttttgtgtgtgttactgtgtgtgttattgtgtgtgttactgtgtgttactgtgtgttactgtgtgtgttattgtgtgtgttactgtgtgttactgtgtgtgttactgtgttactgtgtgtgttactgtgtgtgttactgtgtgttactgtgt
It contains:
- the LOC114460059 gene encoding receptor expression-enhancing protein 6-like — encoded protein: MNSEQEACVNLWTFLLSDSSAQSAPYRTNRDTPPQQPPAVLSSAGGFCSPPLSPASRSAGGAFLREQARGDRLSRSRGAEAGIKKKILAASAVSLTGLYLVYGYGAALLCNLIGFVYPAYYSIKAIESESKEDDTKWLTYWVVYGVFSLGEFFSDIFLYWFPFYYAFKCLFLLWCMAPVAWNGSQIIYNKVVRPIFLRHEAMVDNMVSDLSGKAMEAAENLTREVLSTLVKNKALVSPEVQSDQKSLPISSAESPKTKAPLSKVIQENRVRTS